Proteins encoded together in one Riemerella anatipestifer window:
- a CDS encoding SusD/RagB family nutrient-binding outer membrane lipoprotein, whose amino-acid sequence MKKIFLILTSTFVFNSCTRGFEEMNKDKDNFTEETVSVNLLLPNILYRIADTNVDNNFSLGNKVSQMISYIQYNQIDTYTWTANDSYWKLYGQIENLNDIENIGKKSHKEEYIGVAKVLKAFIFTQMSDAYGPIPMSEAGQYKQGILTPKYDSQEEVYKGANQMLKEANQILKKGATIEGDKLYGGDISKWRIFANSLRLRVLIKIMNKQDVSSEIREILSNPNEYPIFKTNQDAAIYYYSGVGNDVSPYSAGRGRVYEIEQLTALSTTMLDLAKKYNDPRIDTWYNKPQNSSHTEHKAIKPGSYSTDYRNLSMLNLNFHYNPTLIKGILMTYSELEFILAEMAEKGWVNLPAKQHYENGVKASFEFWNTAMPQNYLTETAAYTGDKLVLIAEQKWLAFFWNGFEAWNDFKRTGLPQLKPSEGNTNGNKIPSRLIYPSIEQSVNRDNYQKASNLLGGDNINSKMWWQN is encoded by the coding sequence ATGAAAAAAATATTTTTAATCTTAACCAGTACTTTTGTCTTCAATTCCTGCACTAGAGGTTTTGAGGAAATGAACAAAGATAAAGATAATTTTACCGAAGAAACGGTAAGTGTAAATCTATTATTACCCAATATTCTTTATCGCATAGCGGATACCAATGTAGACAATAATTTTAGTCTAGGCAATAAAGTATCACAAATGATTAGCTACATACAATATAACCAAATAGATACTTATACATGGACTGCCAATGATAGTTATTGGAAACTTTATGGACAAATAGAAAACCTCAACGATATAGAAAACATAGGCAAAAAATCTCATAAAGAAGAATACATAGGTGTGGCCAAGGTGTTAAAAGCTTTTATTTTTACTCAAATGTCCGATGCCTATGGTCCTATCCCTATGTCCGAAGCAGGACAGTACAAACAAGGAATACTTACTCCAAAGTATGACTCTCAAGAAGAAGTTTACAAAGGTGCAAACCAAATGCTCAAAGAAGCCAACCAAATACTAAAAAAAGGAGCAACAATAGAGGGTGACAAACTCTACGGAGGCGATATAAGTAAATGGCGAATTTTCGCCAATTCTTTACGTCTAAGGGTTCTAATAAAAATCATGAACAAACAAGATGTAAGTTCAGAAATTAGAGAAATCCTCTCCAATCCTAACGAATATCCAATATTCAAAACCAACCAAGATGCTGCAATCTATTATTATTCAGGCGTTGGAAATGATGTTTCTCCTTACTCCGCTGGTAGAGGCAGAGTTTATGAAATTGAGCAACTTACAGCCTTATCTACCACAATGTTAGACTTAGCAAAAAAATACAACGACCCTAGAATTGACACTTGGTACAACAAACCTCAAAATAGTAGCCATACAGAACACAAAGCCATCAAGCCAGGTTCTTATTCCACTGACTACAGAAACCTCTCTATGCTTAACCTAAATTTCCATTACAATCCTACCCTAATTAAAGGAATTTTAATGACTTACTCCGAGCTAGAGTTCATTTTAGCAGAAATGGCAGAAAAAGGTTGGGTAAACCTTCCTGCAAAGCAACATTACGAAAACGGAGTCAAAGCTAGTTTTGAATTCTGGAATACCGCAATGCCTCAAAACTATCTTACAGAAACTGCTGCTTATACAGGAGACAAACTTGTATTGATAGCAGAACAAAAATGGTTAGCGTTCTTTTGGAATGGCTTTGAGGCGTGGAACGATTTTAAAAGAACAGGATTACCTCAACTGAAACCAAGTGAAGGCAATACTAACGGTAACAAAATACCATCAAGGCTAATATATCCTTCTATTGAACAATCTGTAAATAGAGATAATTATCAAAAAGCCTCTAATCTACTAGGTGGAGATAATATTAATTCTAAAATGTGGTGGCAAAACTAA